Proteins from a single region of Apium graveolens cultivar Ventura chromosome 7, ASM990537v1, whole genome shotgun sequence:
- the LOC141672997 gene encoding uncharacterized protein LOC141672997, which produces MMNYATSLCRRLSISELVSKVPVYNSGSDASGGGLNLILRRWASKKTAGSTKNGRDLKPKNLGVKKFGGERVIPGNIIVRQRGTRFHPGNYVGIGKGHTLFALKAGKFKFECPKLSGRKWVHVEPKKGYMLHPLYSNVPVSKPKTSASFSCS; this is translated from the exons atgatGAATTATGCAACATCCCTCTGTAGAAGACTGAGTATCAGCGAGCTAGTATCCAAAGTTCCAGTGTACAATTCTGGCAGTG ATGCATCTGGAGGTGGTTTGAACTTGATATTAAGGCGTTGGGCCTCCAAGAAAACTGCAGGTTCCACTAAAAATGGGCGAGATTTAAAACCCAAGAATCTCGGGGTGAAGAAGTTTGGTGGGGAA AGAGTCATACCTGGAAATATAATTGTTCGTCAAAGAGGCACCCGATTCCATCCTGGGAATTATGTTGGAATCGGCAAAGGCCACACTCTATTTGCTCTGAAAGCAGGAAAATTCAAGTTTGAATGCCCCAAGCTTAGTGGACGCAAATGGGTGCATGTTGAACCCAAGAAAGGCTACATGCTTCACCCTCTCTACTCAAATGTTCCAGTTTCAAAACCGAAGACGAGTGCTTCATTTTCTTGCAGCTAG
- the LOC141674004 gene encoding uncharacterized protein LOC141674004: protein MKESETVSEFFSKVSTITNQIISYGDTLKDKNIVIKVLRSLPAKFGHVVAAIEVSKDLITLTLDELMGALEAYQEQIQRFAKQSIDQAFQAKLNIYDKKEVSHQKDYWFKNRNQANFSEQDGDVQVIFSCMNAQLQQYNCWYIDSACSNHMSGIRDLFAELDESQKSEVKIGEGKTLKIEGK, encoded by the exons ATGAAAGAAAGTGAAACTGTCTCCGAATTTTTCTCCAAAGTTTCAACCATAACAAATCAGATTATAAGTTATGGTGATACCTTAAAAGACAAAAATATTGTGATAAAAGTCTTGAGAAGCCTGCCTGCAAAATTTGGACATGTGGTAGCAGCCATTGAAGTTTCCAAAGATCTGATAACACTTACTCTTGATGAACTTATGGGTGCTCTTGAAGCATATCAAGAACAAATTCAAAGATTTGCAAAGCAGTCTATAGATCAAGCTTTTCAAGCAAAATTGAACATCTATGATAAGAAGGAAGTCTCACACCAG AAGGATTATTGGTTTAAAAATAGAAACCAGGCTAATTTCTCAGAACAGGATGGAGACGTGCAAGTTATTTTTTCATGCATGAATGCACAACTACAACAATACAACTGTTGGTATATTGACAGTGCTTGCAGTAATCATATGTCCGGAATTCGGGATTTATTTGCAGAACTTGATGAAAGTCAGAAGTCTGAGGTAAAGATTGGAGAGGGAAAGACTCTCAAAATTGAAGGCAAATGA